From a region of the Leptospira kmetyi serovar Malaysia str. Bejo-Iso9 genome:
- a CDS encoding TolC family protein has protein sequence MRKIFTFLLLLWMIPILSEGAKPSPTDSESGLGVPETEGQSSNPIQREISEVSQGKERTLDLKTAEEKLWKNNLLLLASRFNIDARRAGIEQAGLYANPNIFIDQSIYAEPTQRYFDFSRSGQTVVQIQQLFLLGGKIGKRVRVAELNARMGEQEFYDLARELVSKLRKQFYAIYYYRQAISFYDQSLEALGRTVTSAEMGYKRRAILQAEVLRLKALYFFLKKEREELNIRILEKEADLRVLLNDDSFRSADIKIVPMIAETQLDGLEPGRLKRDELLELARNKRPDLKKAIQALRFEEANLELQQANAIPDLAFGPMYNRGGTAFQNYWGITAQLNIPIFDRNQGNIKASEKAILSRKQELKNTLLEVENDVAVSIETARVKDELYKKFRNTYTREYTDLSKDMILSYEKRYITILEFTDFFETYRSSVVEMLKLQTDRMDAIEGVNFSVGQGVLIPKLTAPATEEK, from the coding sequence ATGAGAAAGATTTTCACGTTCTTACTTCTTTTATGGATGATTCCGATTCTGTCCGAAGGTGCAAAACCTTCGCCGACGGATTCCGAATCCGGATTGGGCGTTCCCGAAACGGAAGGCCAGTCTTCGAATCCGATCCAACGCGAAATTTCCGAGGTTTCACAGGGCAAAGAAAGAACCTTGGATCTAAAAACGGCCGAGGAAAAACTCTGGAAAAACAACTTACTCTTACTCGCTTCGCGTTTTAACATAGACGCGCGCAGAGCGGGAATCGAACAAGCCGGACTTTATGCGAATCCGAACATCTTTATCGATCAGAGTATCTACGCGGAACCGACTCAGCGTTATTTCGATTTCAGCCGGTCCGGACAAACCGTAGTTCAGATTCAGCAGTTGTTTTTGCTCGGCGGTAAAATCGGCAAACGAGTTCGTGTGGCGGAACTCAACGCAAGAATGGGAGAACAGGAATTCTACGATCTCGCGCGGGAACTCGTCAGCAAACTGAGAAAACAATTCTACGCGATCTACTACTACAGACAGGCGATCTCATTTTACGATCAGAGTTTGGAAGCGTTGGGAAGAACCGTAACTTCCGCGGAAATGGGTTATAAACGAAGAGCGATTCTCCAAGCGGAAGTGCTTCGTTTGAAAGCGCTTTACTTCTTTCTCAAAAAAGAAAGAGAAGAATTGAATATTCGAATTTTGGAAAAGGAAGCGGATCTGCGGGTTTTGTTAAACGACGATTCCTTCCGTAGCGCGGACATCAAAATCGTTCCTATGATCGCGGAAACCCAACTCGACGGTCTCGAACCGGGTAGGCTGAAGAGAGACGAACTTTTGGAATTGGCCCGCAACAAAAGACCGGATTTGAAAAAAGCGATCCAAGCGCTTCGTTTCGAAGAGGCGAACTTGGAATTGCAACAGGCGAACGCGATTCCCGATCTCGCTTTCGGCCCTATGTACAACAGAGGGGGAACGGCCTTCCAGAACTATTGGGGGATCACCGCTCAGTTGAACATTCCGATCTTCGACAGAAATCAGGGAAACATCAAAGCTTCGGAAAAGGCCATTCTTTCCAGAAAACAAGAACTCAAAAACACATTGTTGGAAGTGGAAAACGACGTGGCCGTTTCCATCGAAACCGCGCGGGTCAAAGACGAACTGTATAAGAAGTTCAGAAACACGTATACGAGAGAATATACGGATCTTTCCAAGGACATGATTCTCAGTTACGAAAAACGTTATATTACGATTTTGGAATTTACGGATTTTTTTGAAACCTATCGTTCCAGCGTCGTGGAAATGCTGAAACTACAGACCGATCGAATGGATGCGATCGAAGGAGTAAATTTCTCCGTGGGACAGGGAGTTCTCATACCGAAACTGACCGCTCCCGCAACGGAAGAAAAGTGA
- a CDS encoding efflux RND transporter periplasmic adaptor subunit, with the protein MKIHFTRRTLLIAGTAAIVAIVSIAIFALSGRGDKKTKLPPSKPIISENGEKIEFKENSPGLEIIQTKEIGKDGEFINVDAPARLIASTSPSVSGGERIILFESAELNDLYVGYVHSRNSYARSIKNHERIKDMFKHRVATEKDLIEAETQQNNDEAELAEFEGKLRAVGLNPALLGKSGAQSAWIISDVPESQLSKLKKGKRVKVRFSSFPSEEWAGTAEALGDNVDPMTRTVKVRIVISNSGYKLKPGMFANVKFPEDTAGDTVVVPFNSIVTVEGQNYVFVEESPHEFSRREVTLGISTTDRVNVIEGLSKGDRVVVQGSILLKGLSFGF; encoded by the coding sequence ATGAAGATACATTTTACCAGAAGAACACTTTTAATCGCCGGAACGGCCGCAATCGTCGCAATCGTTTCCATCGCAATTTTCGCCTTATCCGGTCGCGGAGATAAAAAAACAAAACTTCCTCCGAGCAAACCGATCATTTCGGAAAACGGCGAAAAGATAGAATTTAAGGAAAACAGTCCCGGTTTGGAAATCATACAGACCAAGGAAATCGGCAAGGACGGAGAATTCATCAACGTGGACGCGCCCGCGCGTCTGATCGCTTCGACTTCTCCCTCGGTCAGCGGCGGAGAAAGAATCATTCTTTTCGAATCCGCGGAACTCAACGATCTTTACGTAGGTTACGTTCATTCCCGAAACAGTTACGCTCGTTCCATTAAAAATCACGAGCGGATCAAGGACATGTTCAAACACCGCGTCGCGACCGAAAAAGATCTGATCGAAGCCGAAACACAACAAAACAACGATGAGGCGGAACTCGCGGAATTCGAGGGAAAACTCCGCGCGGTCGGTTTGAATCCCGCTCTTCTCGGAAAATCCGGAGCGCAAAGCGCGTGGATCATCAGCGACGTTCCCGAATCGCAACTTTCCAAACTGAAAAAAGGAAAACGCGTTAAGGTTCGATTCTCCTCATTTCCAAGCGAAGAATGGGCCGGAACCGCCGAAGCCCTCGGGGACAACGTGGACCCGATGACAAGAACCGTGAAAGTGCGGATCGTAATTTCCAACTCGGGTTATAAACTCAAACCGGGTATGTTTGCGAACGTAAAATTTCCGGAAGACACCGCGGGTGATACGGTCGTCGTTCCGTTTAACTCGATCGTCACCGTCGAAGGTCAGAACTACGTTTTTGTGGAAGAATCCCCCCACGAGTTTAGCAGAAGGGAAGTGACCTTGGGTATTTCCACGACGGACCGCGTGAACGTGATCGAAGGTTTGAGCAAAGGCGATCGTGTGGTCGTTCAAGGTTCGATTCTTTTGAAAGGACTCAGCTTCGGTTTTTAA
- the secA gene encoding preprotein translocase subunit SecA, with translation MIQSILRIILGSKFERDLKKLIPIVSQINSLEERMKAMSDGELSSQTIRFRERIAKGESLDSILPEAFATVREASLRTMGMRHFDVQMMGGIALHGGNIAEMKTGEGKTLTSTLAVYLNALAGKGVHVVTVNDYLAKRDANWMKPIYDFLGISVGVIQHDMDHEQRQIAYSADITYGTNNEYGFDYLRDNMVSHKDHKVQRSHFFAIVDEVDSILIDEARTPLIISGSSDETTDKYVRINKIIPKLIEGEDFETDEKARNVLLSEKGVSHVEEILGIENLYAPENVDLVHHVHQALKAHKIFQKDVDYVVQGGEVIIVDEFTGRLMAGRRYSDGLHQALEAKENVTIAKESQTLASITFQNYFRMYDKLAGMTGTADTEAEEFRKIYNLDVIVIPPNVGVQRKDSPDRVYRTEKEKFDAILAEIRDLQSKKQPVLVGTISIEKSEVLSRMLAAAGIQHNVLNAKFHEREAEIVANAGKPGAVTIATNMAGRGTDIVLGGAQLYKENLESWKDDDDLVRQFKESILKQNLDSAEVLSQKMDSSAKQKRAAEILASVKIWKKNHEEVLAAGGLHILGTERHEARRIDNQLRGRSGRQGDPGSSRFYLSLQDDLMRIFGSDRISGLMKWANMPEGQEIESKMVSNAIARAQKRVEGHNFDIRKHLLEYDDVMNRQRIVIYKMRNEVLENEDISTLIKGFIEEAVENQIVTHCDGNNPSAWNLDSLKEWLDGLDLEVAVNEDDFKKTKNPQLALFEKVNAAAKARYEGRAESIGKDIWKLLERNIFLDILDHRWKEHLYSMDHLREGIWTVGYSERNPLVEYKLQGFRMFDVAIENLKNEVVNFLFRVEVSENSKLPEEKREYKKVGKEVTGGFEELSGGATNGGRSNGAGVTVTTSSGGGTERKTSRRRKR, from the coding sequence ATGATTCAAAGCATTCTCCGGATAATCCTCGGAAGCAAATTCGAAAGAGATTTAAAAAAACTCATCCCGATCGTCTCGCAGATCAATTCTTTGGAAGAAAGAATGAAAGCGATGAGTGATGGAGAACTTTCTTCTCAAACGATTCGGTTTCGCGAGAGAATCGCAAAGGGAGAATCTCTGGATTCCATTCTCCCCGAAGCGTTCGCCACGGTTCGAGAAGCTTCTCTTCGTACGATGGGAATGCGTCACTTCGACGTTCAGATGATGGGCGGGATCGCGCTTCACGGCGGTAACATCGCGGAGATGAAAACGGGCGAGGGTAAAACCCTTACTTCCACTCTTGCGGTTTATCTCAACGCTCTCGCCGGTAAGGGTGTTCACGTCGTTACTGTGAACGATTATCTCGCAAAGCGGGACGCGAACTGGATGAAACCGATCTACGACTTTTTAGGAATCAGCGTAGGCGTGATTCAACACGACATGGATCACGAACAAAGACAGATCGCTTATTCTGCGGACATCACATACGGAACCAACAACGAATACGGTTTCGATTATCTGAGAGACAATATGGTTTCTCACAAGGATCATAAGGTTCAGCGTTCCCACTTCTTCGCGATCGTGGACGAGGTCGACTCGATCCTGATCGACGAGGCGAGAACTCCTTTGATTATTTCCGGTTCTTCGGACGAAACCACGGACAAATACGTTCGTATTAACAAAATCATTCCTAAGTTGATCGAAGGCGAGGACTTCGAAACGGATGAAAAGGCGCGTAACGTGCTTCTTTCCGAAAAGGGAGTTTCCCACGTGGAGGAGATTCTCGGAATCGAAAACTTATACGCTCCCGAAAACGTGGATCTGGTTCATCACGTTCATCAGGCTTTGAAAGCGCATAAGATCTTTCAAAAGGACGTGGACTACGTCGTTCAAGGCGGAGAAGTCATCATCGTGGACGAGTTCACGGGCCGTTTGATGGCGGGTCGTCGTTATTCCGATGGTCTTCACCAAGCTCTGGAAGCGAAGGAAAACGTAACGATCGCAAAAGAATCGCAAACGCTCGCTTCGATCACGTTCCAAAATTATTTTAGAATGTACGACAAACTCGCCGGTATGACCGGAACCGCGGACACGGAAGCGGAGGAATTCAGAAAGATCTACAACCTCGACGTGATCGTGATTCCGCCTAACGTGGGCGTTCAGAGGAAGGATTCTCCGGACCGCGTTTACAGAACCGAAAAGGAAAAGTTCGACGCGATCCTCGCCGAGATCCGGGATCTTCAATCCAAAAAACAACCGGTTCTTGTGGGAACGATTTCGATCGAGAAGTCCGAGGTTCTTTCGAGAATGCTCGCCGCCGCGGGAATTCAACACAACGTATTGAACGCAAAGTTCCACGAACGCGAAGCGGAGATCGTAGCGAACGCGGGTAAACCCGGAGCGGTAACGATCGCGACGAACATGGCGGGAAGGGGAACCGATATCGTTCTCGGTGGAGCGCAACTTTATAAGGAGAATCTCGAATCTTGGAAAGACGACGACGATCTCGTACGTCAGTTTAAGGAATCGATTCTCAAACAGAACTTGGACAGCGCGGAAGTATTGTCTCAGAAAATGGATTCTTCCGCGAAACAAAAACGCGCGGCTGAAATTCTCGCGTCCGTAAAGATCTGGAAAAAAAATCACGAAGAAGTTTTGGCCGCGGGCGGTCTTCATATTCTCGGAACGGAAAGACACGAAGCGAGAAGGATCGACAATCAGCTTCGCGGACGTTCGGGTCGACAAGGAGATCCGGGTTCCAGCAGATTCTATCTTTCGCTTCAAGACGACTTGATGAGAATCTTCGGTTCTGATCGTATCTCCGGTTTGATGAAATGGGCCAACATGCCCGAAGGTCAAGAGATCGAAAGTAAGATGGTGAGTAACGCGATCGCAAGAGCGCAGAAGAGAGTGGAAGGTCATAACTTCGACATTCGGAAACATCTTCTCGAATACGACGACGTGATGAACCGTCAACGGATCGTGATCTACAAAATGAGAAACGAGGTTTTGGAAAACGAGGATATCTCGACTCTCATCAAAGGTTTTATCGAAGAGGCGGTGGAGAATCAGATCGTCACACATTGCGACGGAAATAATCCATCCGCTTGGAACTTGGATTCCTTAAAAGAATGGCTCGACGGTTTGGATCTGGAAGTGGCCGTCAACGAAGACGACTTTAAGAAAACCAAAAATCCTCAACTCGCTCTTTTTGAAAAAGTGAACGCCGCGGCAAAAGCTCGTTACGAGGGAAGAGCGGAATCGATCGGAAAGGACATCTGGAAACTTCTGGAAAGAAATATTTTCCTGGATATTCTCGATCATCGTTGGAAGGAACATCTTTATTCCATGGATCATCTGCGAGAAGGGATTTGGACGGTCGGTTACAGCGAACGAAATCCTCTCGTGGAATACAAACTGCAAGGTTTTAGAATGTTCGACGTCGCGATCGAAAATCTGAAAAACGAAGTCGTGAACTTTCTATTCCGTGTGGAAGTTTCCGAAAATTCTAAACTTCCCGAAGAAAAAAGAGAATATAAGAAAGTCGGTAAGGAAGTCACCGGAGGTTTTGAGGAACTTTCGGGCGGCGCTACGAACGGAGGACGTTCCAATGGAGCGGGCGTAACCGTAACGACCAGTTCCGGCGGCGGAACCGAAAGAAAAACGAGCCGGAGAAGAAAACGGTGA
- a CDS encoding type 1 glutamine amidotransferase: MRSLIVRFKDCEGPGILLDSLKERNYRITYHNAYDPRIQPLPDAHLVFDLIVLLGGPQSVADPALSHFFEPWFNLVRYAASMPNRKVIGICLGSQIISKALGGEVKRGEKGPEVGFYDVQIQEPHSVLNGTTSFPAFHLHEDVFSIPKGAKHLLKSEMYSNQMFSFQDRIFGIQCHLEVTAPMLHVWKGVHADFIRSAGWVPGPETENQRSQMETSGRKIFDAILDL; this comes from the coding sequence ATGAGAAGTTTAATCGTTCGATTCAAGGACTGCGAAGGTCCGGGAATTCTACTCGATTCTTTAAAAGAAAGAAATTATAGAATCACCTATCACAACGCATACGACCCGAGGATTCAACCCCTGCCGGACGCGCATCTCGTTTTCGATTTGATCGTTCTTTTGGGCGGTCCTCAATCGGTGGCCGATCCGGCGCTCTCGCATTTTTTCGAACCCTGGTTCAACTTGGTGCGTTATGCGGCATCGATGCCGAACCGAAAGGTGATCGGAATCTGTCTCGGTTCGCAAATTATTTCCAAAGCCCTCGGCGGAGAAGTCAAACGAGGAGAGAAGGGACCCGAGGTCGGTTTCTACGACGTTCAGATTCAGGAACCGCATTCCGTTTTAAACGGAACGACTTCCTTTCCCGCGTTTCATCTTCACGAGGACGTCTTCTCGATTCCGAAAGGAGCCAAACATCTTTTGAAAAGCGAGATGTATTCCAATCAGATGTTTTCCTTTCAGGATCGGATTTTCGGCATACAATGTCATCTCGAGGTGACCGCGCCGATGCTTCACGTCTGGAAGGGGGTTCACGCGGATTTTATTCGTTCCGCGGGTTGGGTTCCCGGACCGGAAACGGAAAATCAAAGGTCTCAGATGGAAACGTCCGGGCGGAAAATATTCGACGCGATTCTCGATCTATGA
- a CDS encoding TlpA family protein disulfide reductase, translating to MNRIFLFFILSIFGLFCAPSEQPNLGVQDFQGITLDGKQIKLSEVSAPRLVLNVYGPNCVPCIKEIPALNYIYQEIQKDPKIQFYMAVDPALFFDEPETMSEEELLTKAIPLVKEEIHKYGIQVPTILMKKPFRVSRNNSIVTGTPETLLFKTKPFVLYYNFIGPISEEANLQRLSVDQKVLFFKRMAGSS from the coding sequence ATGAATCGAATTTTCCTTTTTTTTATTCTTAGTATTTTTGGGCTTTTTTGCGCTCCTTCGGAACAACCGAACCTGGGTGTTCAAGACTTTCAGGGGATTACCCTCGACGGTAAGCAGATTAAACTTTCGGAAGTTTCGGCGCCTCGTTTGGTTCTGAATGTGTACGGACCGAATTGTGTTCCTTGCATCAAAGAAATTCCGGCTCTGAATTATATCTACCAAGAGATTCAGAAAGATCCAAAGATCCAATTCTATATGGCGGTCGACCCGGCGCTTTTTTTCGACGAACCGGAAACGATGTCGGAAGAGGAGCTTTTGACCAAGGCCATTCCTCTTGTAAAGGAAGAGATTCATAAATACGGGATTCAGGTTCCGACGATTCTCATGAAAAAACCGTTTCGCGTTAGTCGGAACAATTCGATCGTAACCGGAACTCCGGAAACGCTTCTTTTCAAAACGAAACCGTTCGTTCTTTATTATAATTTTATCGGACCTATCAGCGAAGAGGCGAATCTTCAAAGACTGAGCGTGGACCAGAAGGTGCTTTTTTTCAAAAGGATGGCCGGATCTTCATGA
- a CDS encoding efflux RND transporter permease subunit — MKILNLIIESALRYRFFTLAAAVVLLMVGVWSWLDIRKEAYSDIADTQVRLVAKFPGKATLEVEERVTMPIERVLHSTPNLIVRRSRTINGLVVFQFVFEEGTDDYFARMRLMEKVRDAVIPEEVTPTLAPMSSPVGEVYRYVVESTTGNHTPMELRTIQDWIVIPKLLQVSGIADVVTFGGLPKQFHVVTSPEKLIRYSVTVGDVIEAIQSNNLNTGGNFLLQGEQSLPIRSLGAIRSPEDIEDIVVKTVNGVPVFVRDIGSVEISHPIPSGVLGYTVQNEQEGLIDVDSAVQGLVAMRRWVEPNAFGDRVRAKVQEINDRYMPDGTRLRNTYDRGDLVKYTLRTVGTTLLEGIAVVSLVVIFFIGSLRASIVVVATIPFALLFSFTMMNSSGISASLLSLGAVDFGIVVDSAVVMVENIMRRYKNATMAEKQKGIIRFTYDCATEVGTEVLFAILIIILAYLPIFSFERIEGRLFKPMAFTLSFAIFGALLFTMTVVPVLMSFFYRRYFESKDPGPIEWHNPVYEWVERKYEKIVHYLVERSKRVVTIAFTGVTGLLIVGMMSLGTEFLPSLDEGGFTLRLYFPVGISLPEAKKFIPKIRGMIYKNEQVNMILSQYGRNDDGTDPLPPNRLEIYVGLKDYKNWHEKITKEQLLIRMRNDLEEGLPGVKVSFSQPIMDNLSEAIMGTIADLAVFVSGQDLKEMRHISQQILDIVSKMKGASEYGIEQEGPAPQLVIRLKRAVAARYGINISDIQNVIEAAVGMEPISYLYEGPMDTPPKERALFGIAVRFAKDYRQSAREIANIPIISPKGERIPLSQLAEINQEDSPTMIFRQDGKRTITVRLNVRGRDQGGFVSELQQRVKKEVNIPEGFEIRYGGQYENLARVGKQLAIVIPVTIGIIFGLLFMLYRDLRSVIVALSCIPLSLLGGIYALLARGYYFNVSAGVGFISLFGIATMAGILFVSKANHLRHDDIMMSVRESAILSAVTQLRPRLMTMLLALLGLIPATMASGVGSDVQRPLATVMVGGLASALFLVLTVMPSLYILVMEGKDDLKGTSASKKNMSGDYASIYPEPEIYSTIDYDDESVVTADNGKNGKKQNSVKLKKGKKRKA, encoded by the coding sequence ATGAAAATTCTAAACTTAATCATTGAATCCGCGTTGCGGTATCGCTTTTTCACGTTAGCCGCCGCGGTCGTACTCTTAATGGTCGGGGTTTGGTCCTGGCTGGATATTAGAAAAGAAGCATATTCGGACATCGCCGACACTCAGGTTCGTTTGGTCGCAAAGTTTCCGGGTAAGGCCACGTTGGAAGTGGAAGAACGGGTGACTATGCCGATCGAGCGCGTTCTTCACTCGACTCCGAATCTTATCGTACGGAGATCCAGAACCATCAACGGTTTGGTCGTGTTTCAGTTCGTTTTTGAGGAAGGAACGGACGACTACTTCGCGCGTATGCGTTTGATGGAGAAGGTCCGCGACGCGGTCATTCCCGAGGAAGTGACTCCGACTCTTGCACCGATGAGTTCTCCCGTGGGAGAGGTTTATCGTTACGTGGTCGAGTCGACTACGGGCAATCATACTCCGATGGAACTCAGAACGATTCAAGACTGGATCGTAATTCCCAAACTGCTTCAGGTTTCCGGGATCGCCGACGTCGTAACGTTCGGAGGTTTGCCGAAACAATTTCACGTCGTGACTTCTCCCGAAAAACTGATCCGATACAGCGTGACCGTTGGCGACGTGATCGAAGCGATTCAAAGCAACAACTTAAACACGGGCGGTAACTTTCTCTTACAAGGGGAACAATCGTTGCCGATCCGTTCCTTGGGAGCGATTCGTTCTCCCGAAGACATCGAAGACATCGTCGTAAAAACCGTGAACGGTGTTCCCGTGTTCGTTCGGGACATCGGTTCGGTGGAAATTTCGCATCCGATTCCGAGCGGTGTGTTGGGTTATACGGTTCAAAACGAACAGGAAGGTTTGATCGACGTCGACTCCGCGGTGCAAGGTTTGGTCGCGATGAGAAGATGGGTGGAGCCGAATGCGTTCGGTGATCGCGTCCGTGCGAAGGTCCAAGAGATCAACGATCGTTATATGCCGGACGGCACGAGACTTAGAAATACATACGACCGGGGCGATCTCGTGAAATACACTTTGAGAACGGTGGGAACCACCTTGCTCGAAGGGATCGCGGTCGTGAGTTTGGTCGTGATCTTCTTTATAGGGAGTTTACGCGCATCCATCGTGGTGGTCGCTACGATTCCGTTTGCACTTTTGTTTTCGTTTACGATGATGAATTCTTCCGGAATCTCCGCGAGTCTTCTGTCGTTAGGCGCGGTCGACTTTGGGATCGTCGTGGACAGCGCGGTCGTGATGGTGGAAAACATCATGCGTCGTTATAAGAACGCGACGATGGCGGAAAAACAAAAAGGAATCATCCGTTTCACTTACGATTGTGCGACCGAGGTGGGAACCGAAGTTCTTTTCGCGATTCTTATCATCATTCTTGCCTATCTCCCGATCTTCTCTTTTGAAAGAATCGAAGGAAGATTGTTTAAGCCGATGGCGTTTACGTTGTCGTTCGCGATCTTCGGAGCGTTGTTGTTCACGATGACCGTCGTTCCCGTTTTGATGTCCTTCTTTTACAGAAGATATTTCGAATCGAAGGATCCGGGTCCGATCGAATGGCATAACCCCGTTTACGAATGGGTGGAACGAAAATACGAAAAGATCGTTCATTATCTCGTGGAACGTTCCAAACGGGTCGTGACGATCGCATTCACGGGAGTTACGGGACTTTTGATCGTCGGTATGATGTCTCTCGGAACGGAGTTTCTTCCTTCCCTTGACGAAGGCGGATTCACTCTTCGTTTGTATTTTCCCGTTGGGATTTCCCTTCCCGAAGCGAAGAAGTTCATTCCTAAGATCCGCGGGATGATCTACAAAAACGAACAAGTCAATATGATTCTTTCCCAATACGGAAGAAACGACGACGGAACCGATCCGCTTCCTCCGAACCGTTTGGAAATCTATGTCGGTTTAAAAGATTATAAGAATTGGCACGAGAAGATCACCAAAGAACAACTTCTCATCCGAATGAGGAATGATCTAGAAGAGGGATTGCCCGGTGTGAAGGTGAGTTTTTCTCAGCCGATCATGGATAACCTTTCCGAAGCGATCATGGGAACGATCGCCGATCTCGCGGTTTTCGTTTCGGGTCAGGATTTAAAAGAGATGCGGCATATCTCACAGCAGATTCTCGACATCGTTTCCAAGATGAAAGGCGCGAGCGAATACGGGATCGAACAGGAAGGCCCGGCTCCTCAGCTTGTGATCCGATTGAAACGGGCCGTTGCCGCGCGTTACGGAATCAATATCAGCGATATTCAAAACGTGATCGAAGCGGCGGTCGGTATGGAACCGATCAGTTATTTATACGAGGGTCCGATGGACACTCCTCCGAAAGAAAGAGCGTTGTTCGGAATCGCGGTTCGTTTTGCGAAAGACTATCGTCAATCCGCACGGGAGATCGCGAACATTCCGATCATTTCTCCGAAGGGAGAAAGGATTCCTCTTTCTCAGTTAGCGGAGATCAATCAGGAAGATTCTCCCACGATGATCTTTCGTCAGGACGGAAAAAGAACGATTACGGTTCGTTTGAACGTGCGCGGAAGAGACCAAGGCGGTTTCGTTTCCGAGCTTCAACAAAGAGTGAAGAAGGAAGTGAATATTCCCGAAGGATTTGAAATCCGTTACGGAGGTCAGTATGAAAACCTTGCGCGGGTAGGGAAACAGCTCGCGATCGTAATTCCCGTTACGATCGGAATCATCTTCGGACTTCTCTTTATGTTGTATCGGGATTTGCGTTCGGTGATCGTCGCGCTTTCTTGTATTCCTCTTTCTCTCTTGGGGGGAATTTACGCGCTTCTCGCTCGAGGATATTACTTCAACGTTTCGGCGGGTGTGGGATTTATTTCTCTTTTCGGAATCGCTACGATGGCGGGAATTCTTTTCGTCTCGAAGGCAAATCACCTGCGTCACGACGATATTATGATGTCGGTCCGAGAATCCGCGATTCTTTCCGCGGTCACGCAGCTCAGACCTCGTTTGATGACGATGCTTCTGGCGCTTCTCGGTTTGATTCCTGCAACCATGGCTTCCGGTGTCGGTTCGGACGTACAAAGACCGCTTGCGACCGTGATGGTCGGCGGTTTGGCTTCGGCGTTGTTCCTAGTCTTAACCGTAATGCCGAGTCTGTACATTCTCGTGATGGAGGGTAAAGACGATCTGAAAGGAACTTCCGCTTCCAAAAAAAATATGAGCGGAGATTACGCTTCCATTTATCCCGAACCGGAAATTTACTCCACGATCGACTACGACGACGAGTCCGTAGTTACGGCGGATAACGGTAAGAACGGAAAAAAACAAAATTCCGTGAAATTAAAAAAAGGGAAGAAACGAAAAGCATAG